One region of Bacillus zhangzhouensis genomic DNA includes:
- a CDS encoding aldehyde dehydrogenase family protein, which yields MSSTTLQISSKLESFLQGTKKLYINGQFVTSHDNKTFSTPNPATGETLIDVYEAGVKDIDEAVKAAKKAFHGPWRSMSAAERARLMFKLADLMEENHEELAQLETLDNGKPINETTNADIPLAIEHMRYYAGWTTKMNGQTIPVSQGYFNYTRHEPVGVVGQIIPWNFPLLMAMWKMGAALATGCTIVLKPAEQTPLSALYLAELVDKAGFPEGVINIVPGFGETAGDALTDHPDVNKLAFTGSTSVGKLIMEKAAKTIKRVTLELGGKSPNIILPDADLKKAIPGALNGVMFNQGQVCCAGSRVFVHRSQYDEVVDQMAKYAESLKQGAGLHQDTQIGPLVSKEQHERVLGYIEKGKSEGATAVVGGDCPYEAGYFVSPTIFKDVEDEMTIAKEEIFGPVLSAIPYDSIDEVVERANQSEYGLAAGLWTENLKHAHDIAARLEAGTVWVNCYNVFDAASPFGGYKQSGLGREMGSYALNNYTEVKSVWINLQD from the coding sequence ATGAGCTCTACAACACTTCAAATTAGTTCAAAACTCGAATCTTTTCTCCAAGGGACGAAAAAACTCTACATTAATGGTCAGTTTGTCACAAGTCACGATAACAAAACCTTTTCTACTCCTAACCCAGCCACAGGCGAAACCCTTATTGATGTTTATGAAGCAGGTGTAAAAGATATTGATGAGGCAGTAAAAGCTGCAAAAAAAGCCTTTCATGGTCCTTGGCGCTCAATGTCTGCCGCTGAACGCGCCCGCCTCATGTTCAAGCTTGCTGATTTAATGGAAGAAAATCATGAAGAGCTTGCACAGCTTGAAACTTTAGATAACGGAAAACCAATTAATGAAACAACAAATGCAGATATCCCTCTCGCTATTGAGCACATGCGCTATTATGCGGGCTGGACGACAAAAATGAATGGACAAACCATTCCTGTTAGTCAAGGATATTTTAATTATACCCGCCATGAGCCGGTTGGCGTTGTGGGACAAATCATCCCGTGGAACTTCCCGCTGCTCATGGCTATGTGGAAAATGGGTGCCGCACTTGCAACAGGGTGCACCATCGTTTTAAAGCCAGCAGAACAAACTCCACTCTCTGCTCTTTATTTAGCAGAATTAGTGGATAAAGCCGGCTTCCCAGAAGGCGTGATTAACATTGTTCCTGGATTTGGCGAAACAGCCGGAGATGCCTTAACTGATCATCCTGACGTGAATAAGCTGGCCTTCACAGGGTCAACAAGTGTTGGGAAATTAATTATGGAGAAAGCAGCTAAAACCATTAAGAGGGTCACATTAGAGCTTGGCGGAAAATCACCGAATATTATTTTACCTGATGCCGATTTAAAGAAAGCCATTCCAGGTGCTTTAAATGGTGTCATGTTTAACCAAGGCCAAGTATGCTGCGCGGGTTCCAGAGTCTTTGTTCACCGGAGCCAATATGATGAAGTGGTCGATCAAATGGCTAAATATGCAGAGTCCCTTAAACAAGGTGCTGGTCTTCATCAAGATACGCAAATTGGACCTCTTGTAAGTAAAGAACAGCACGAACGCGTGTTAGGCTATATTGAAAAAGGTAAATCCGAGGGGGCAACAGCCGTTGTCGGTGGCGATTGCCCTTATGAAGCTGGCTATTTCGTCTCCCCTACTATTTTTAAAGATGTAGAAGATGAAATGACCATTGCCAAAGAAGAAATCTTCGGACCTGTCTTATCTGCCATTCCTTACGATTCCATTGATGAAGTGGTCGAACGGGCCAACCAGTCTGAATATGGATTAGCAGCAGGACTTTGGACAGAAAACTTAAAGCATGCCCATGATATCGCTGCACGTCTTGAAGCAGGAACGGTTTGGGTCAACTGCTATAATGTCTTTGATGCCGCCTCCCCGTTTGGAGGATATAAGCAATCAGGTCTTGGCAGAGAAATGGGATCATATGCCCTTAACAACTATACTGAAGTCAAAAGTGTATGGATTAATCTTCAAGACTAA
- a CDS encoding LysM peptidoglycan-binding domain-containing protein: MKKTIMSLVAVAAISTTAFGAQQASAKEITVKKGDTLWRISQKNDVSLKDLKGWNNLSTDMIYVGDKLTISSKEKTQEQYKVQKGDSLWKIAQKFNVSISDLKSWNNLNSDIIMIGSTLSVAGQSSAPVSSEPVQKQEPVQKEQTAQKAAPKQEATKKAAPTQETAKAESSSASQSVQKEMTVTATAYTANDGGISGITATGVNLNKNPNVKVIAVDPNVIPLGSKVYVEGYGEAIAADTGGAIKGNKIDVHVPNKSQAKNWGVKSVKVKVLN; the protein is encoded by the coding sequence ATGAAGAAGACTATTATGTCCTTGGTTGCTGTTGCAGCAATCTCAACAACAGCATTTGGAGCACAGCAAGCTTCTGCAAAGGAAATCACTGTGAAGAAAGGTGATACACTTTGGAGAATCTCTCAAAAAAATGATGTGTCTCTAAAGGACCTAAAGGGTTGGAACAATTTATCTACAGACATGATTTATGTAGGTGATAAATTGACAATCTCTTCAAAAGAGAAAACTCAGGAGCAGTATAAAGTCCAGAAGGGGGACAGCCTCTGGAAAATCGCTCAAAAATTCAATGTCTCAATTAGCGATCTTAAGTCTTGGAATAACTTAAACTCAGATATAATTATGATTGGTTCAACACTAAGTGTTGCTGGTCAAAGCTCAGCTCCGGTAAGCTCAGAGCCTGTACAAAAACAGGAGCCTGTCCAAAAAGAGCAAACAGCACAAAAAGCTGCTCCTAAACAGGAAGCAACGAAAAAAGCTGCTCCTACACAGGAAACAGCTAAAGCAGAATCATCTTCTGCTAGTCAAAGTGTACAAAAAGAAATGACTGTAACGGCTACGGCTTATACAGCAAATGATGGTGGCATCTCAGGTATCACTGCAACAGGGGTAAACTTAAACAAAAACCCAAATGTAAAAGTGATTGCAGTAGATCCTAATGTCATTCCATTAGGAAGTAAGGTTTATGTTGAAGGCTACGGTGAAGCCATCGCAGCAGATACTGGCGGCGCAATTAAAGGTAACAAAATTGATGTACATGTACCAAACAAATCCCAAGCAAAAAATTGGGGCGTAAAATCAGTCAAAGTGAAAGTACTTAACTAG
- a CDS encoding bifunctional 2-methylcitrate dehydratase/aconitate hydratase has translation MNMNRTAVANQTDQLLEEIAAYAVDGEIMSKEAIETARYVLIDTLGCGMLALHFPECTKHLGPIVPGTVVPNGARVPGTSFVLDPVQAAFNIGCMIRWLDYNDTWLAQEWGHPSDNLGGILAVSDYISKTRLANGEEPLTMNDVLHAIVKAHEIQGVLALENCLNRNGLDHVLFVKVATSAVVCAMLGGTKEEVQHVLSQAFVDNSPLRTYRHAPNTGSRKSWAAGDATSRGVRLAMMTRKGEMGYQTPLSAEKWGFEDVLMKGKSLTLAQPLGSYVIENVLFKIAYPAEFHAQTAAEAAVMLHDAVKDRLDEIDQVEITTHESAMRIIDKKGPLYNPADRDHCLQYITAIGLIYGELTAEHYEEETAQNPVIDRLRDRMVVKEDKRYTEDYLDPKKRSIANCVQIFFKDGTMTDRIEIEYPLGHRRRRQEGIPLLEKKWVYHLKTRFPQKQVDQIVSLCQNPNQLKTTTVPAFMDLFVI, from the coding sequence ATGAACATGAACAGAACAGCAGTCGCCAATCAAACAGATCAGCTATTAGAAGAAATCGCTGCTTATGCAGTAGACGGAGAAATTATGAGCAAAGAGGCCATTGAAACAGCGCGGTATGTGTTGATAGATACACTCGGGTGCGGAATGCTGGCACTTCATTTTCCAGAATGTACGAAGCACCTTGGACCCATCGTACCTGGAACTGTCGTGCCTAACGGAGCAAGAGTTCCCGGCACTTCGTTTGTGCTAGATCCTGTTCAAGCCGCTTTTAATATTGGCTGTATGATTCGCTGGCTAGATTACAATGACACGTGGCTTGCACAGGAGTGGGGCCATCCGTCAGATAATTTAGGCGGAATATTAGCTGTAAGTGATTATATCAGCAAAACACGCCTTGCAAACGGAGAAGAGCCGCTAACGATGAATGACGTACTGCATGCAATAGTTAAAGCACATGAAATTCAAGGTGTGCTTGCTTTAGAAAATTGTCTCAATCGAAATGGCTTGGATCATGTGTTATTTGTCAAAGTGGCAACAAGTGCAGTTGTATGTGCAATGCTTGGCGGAACAAAGGAAGAAGTCCAGCATGTCTTATCACAAGCGTTTGTTGATAATTCACCGCTTAGGACGTATCGCCACGCACCAAACACAGGATCGAGGAAATCATGGGCAGCAGGGGATGCAACAAGCCGCGGAGTGAGACTGGCAATGATGACACGTAAAGGGGAAATGGGCTATCAAACGCCGCTCAGTGCAGAGAAGTGGGGCTTTGAAGATGTTCTCATGAAAGGAAAATCGCTTACGCTCGCTCAGCCCCTTGGATCATACGTCATAGAAAATGTTCTTTTTAAAATTGCTTACCCCGCTGAGTTTCATGCGCAGACTGCTGCAGAGGCGGCTGTGATGCTGCATGACGCAGTAAAAGATCGTTTAGATGAAATTGACCAGGTCGAGATTACGACACATGAGTCAGCGATGCGGATTATTGATAAGAAAGGGCCGCTTTATAATCCGGCAGACCGTGATCATTGCTTGCAGTATATTACAGCCATTGGACTGATTTATGGTGAACTAACAGCTGAGCATTATGAAGAAGAAACGGCGCAAAATCCAGTCATTGATCGTCTTCGTGATCGAATGGTTGTCAAAGAGGATAAACGTTATACAGAGGATTATTTAGATCCGAAAAAGAGATCGATTGCAAACTGTGTACAAATTTTCTTTAAAGACGGGACGATGACAGACAGAATTGAAATTGAATACCCGCTTGGTCATCGCAGAAGAAGACAGGAAGGCATTCCGCTGCTTGAAAAGAAATGGGTCTATCATTTGAAGACAAGATTTCCACAAAAACAAGTGGATCAAATTGTGTCACTCTGCCAAAATCCAAATCAATTAAAAACAACAACAGTACCAGCATTTATGGACTTATTCGTCATATAA
- a CDS encoding SDR family oxidoreductase: MKVLVAGANGHTGRLVVRYLKEKGHEPLALIRDEKQADVLKELGAAPVIGDLEKDVTDAVKQADAVIFAAGSGSKTGADKTIAVDQEGAKRLIDTAKKENIQHFVMLSAYNADDPNQGKGQGSMETYYEAKRKADEHLKQSGLSYTIVRPGALLHEEKTGKIEAAEHIPDNHNIEISREDVAIVLVESLTESNVKNKSFDLIKGDKPVEEALRNL; this comes from the coding sequence ATGAAAGTGTTAGTTGCAGGAGCAAATGGACATACAGGCAGACTTGTCGTTCGTTATTTAAAAGAAAAAGGACATGAGCCGCTTGCGCTCATTCGAGACGAAAAACAAGCTGATGTGCTAAAAGAACTTGGTGCAGCACCTGTCATCGGCGATCTTGAAAAAGATGTGACAGATGCTGTGAAACAAGCAGACGCTGTCATCTTTGCAGCTGGTTCAGGCTCAAAAACAGGTGCAGATAAGACCATTGCGGTAGATCAAGAAGGTGCAAAACGCCTCATTGATACAGCGAAAAAAGAAAACATCCAGCATTTTGTTATGCTTAGTGCCTATAATGCTGATGATCCGAACCAAGGTAAAGGGCAAGGAAGTATGGAAACTTATTATGAAGCGAAAAGAAAAGCTGATGAGCACTTAAAACAATCTGGTCTTTCCTATACGATTGTCCGTCCAGGTGCCTTGCTGCATGAGGAGAAAACAGGAAAAATTGAAGCTGCAGAACATATTCCAGATAATCATAATATCGAGATTTCAAGAGAGGACGTAGCCATTGTTCTTGTGGAGAGCTTAACAGAATCCAATGTGAAAAATAAGTCCTTTGACTTGATTAAAGGTGATAAACCAGTAGAAGAAGCACTTCGCAATCTGTAA
- a CDS encoding GNAT family N-acetyltransferase: MDLSILQETAKDVKALEQELQQLQFQMYRMQENMKDISKKAKIIGIDQAKEDEWMIVSAIESADTCKIMLTDCEKAFRGQSDFSLIAEYPEEGKIHIADIKGPPDNGYGSICMKHLKEIAREQNIPVITGDLVKRDWNHVDRLIHFYEKHQFDVQINWKEQSGEIYWVDS; encoded by the coding sequence ATGGACTTGTCAATCTTACAGGAAACAGCCAAAGATGTGAAGGCGTTAGAGCAAGAATTACAGCAATTGCAGTTCCAAATGTATCGAATGCAAGAAAATATGAAAGATATTTCGAAAAAAGCAAAAATCATTGGTATCGATCAGGCGAAAGAAGATGAATGGATGATTGTATCTGCAATTGAAAGTGCTGATACATGTAAAATCATGCTGACCGATTGTGAAAAAGCTTTTCGCGGACAATCTGATTTTTCCTTAATCGCGGAATATCCTGAAGAAGGAAAGATTCATATTGCAGATATTAAAGGACCTCCCGATAATGGATACGGTTCAATCTGTATGAAGCATTTAAAAGAAATTGCAAGAGAACAGAACATCCCAGTCATCACAGGTGACCTCGTCAAAAGAGACTGGAATCACGTGGACCGCTTGATTCACTTTTATGAAAAGCACCAATTTGATGTCCAAATCAATTGGAAAGAACAAAGCGGAGAAATTTATTGGGTAGACAGCTAA
- the mmgD gene encoding citrate synthase — MTEQLQYKPGLEDIVASETSISYLDVEQEEIVIRGYDLIELAQNKTYLETAYLLIYGKLPDAMEYHQFQQNISSQTNLHPTIQTILTKLPKTTHPMDAVRTCLSALAGYDDALHDRSEACQKRRAVRLLGQLPAIVAGSYHILTKDGAISPDQTQFYTENFLSMLTGRPPTQEEITAFDQTLTLYSEHELPNSTFAARVIASTHSDMYGAFTGAISSLKGDLHGGANEAVMHMLLEGKTTEGFLALIERKLAAKEKMMGFGHRVYMRKMDPRAALLKRSLKTLTESKGDTTLYDMCVAGEAYMKEQKNLYPNLDYYAAPIYDVLGIPLSLYTPIFFAARASGLAAHVIEQHLHNRIFRPRVRYLGPRGLKVSNNDGKTGE, encoded by the coding sequence TTGACTGAACAATTGCAGTATAAACCGGGGCTTGAAGACATTGTGGCAAGCGAAACGTCCATATCATATTTAGATGTGGAGCAAGAGGAAATTGTGATTCGCGGGTACGACCTCATTGAACTAGCACAAAACAAGACATATTTAGAAACAGCTTATCTGCTTATTTATGGAAAATTACCAGATGCGATGGAATATCACCAATTTCAGCAAAATATATCCTCACAAACGAATTTACATCCAACCATTCAAACCATTTTAACGAAGCTGCCAAAAACCACCCACCCTATGGATGCGGTGAGAACGTGTTTATCTGCTCTTGCAGGGTACGATGACGCATTACATGATCGATCTGAAGCTTGCCAAAAAAGACGTGCAGTTCGATTACTAGGCCAGCTGCCGGCCATTGTTGCTGGAAGCTATCATATTCTCACAAAAGACGGCGCTATTTCTCCAGATCAGACCCAATTCTACACTGAAAACTTTTTATCCATGCTAACAGGACGCCCCCCGACACAAGAAGAAATCACCGCTTTTGACCAGACACTCACCCTATATAGCGAACATGAGCTGCCGAATTCAACGTTTGCGGCTAGAGTGATTGCATCCACGCATTCTGACATGTATGGTGCTTTTACTGGAGCGATCTCTTCATTAAAAGGTGACCTTCACGGAGGAGCAAATGAAGCTGTCATGCACATGCTTCTTGAAGGAAAAACAACGGAAGGATTTCTTGCGCTCATTGAACGAAAGTTAGCCGCAAAAGAAAAAATGATGGGCTTTGGCCACAGAGTATACATGAGAAAAATGGACCCGCGAGCCGCTCTTTTAAAACGTTCATTGAAAACGCTTACGGAATCAAAGGGAGATACAACGCTATATGACATGTGTGTAGCAGGAGAGGCATACATGAAAGAGCAGAAAAACCTCTATCCAAATCTTGATTATTACGCTGCACCTATTTATGACGTGCTCGGAATTCCTCTTTCACTTTATACACCCATATTCTTTGCTGCAAGAGCTAGTGGATTAGCAGCCCATGTCATTGAACAGCATTTGCATAATCGCATTTTTAGACCGAGAGTCCGGTATTTAGGGCCAAGAGGATTAAAGGTTTCAAATAATGATGGAAAAACGGGGGAATGA
- a CDS encoding DUF420 domain-containing protein encodes MNEQNQKPKNFTGIVVILTIAINGLIALLFLMPKTDKFSHLDITFLPLLNAVMNSFTFIFLLSALIMIKQKNIKAHRRFIFAAFSTTLVFLISYVTYHSMAADTHFGGEGIIRPIYFFILITHIVLSAIIVPLALITLFRGAQMQVERHRKIARWTMPLWLYVSLTGVIVYIMISPYYS; translated from the coding sequence ATGAATGAACAGAATCAAAAACCGAAAAATTTCACCGGCATTGTTGTCATTTTAACAATTGCCATAAACGGATTAATCGCTTTATTATTTTTAATGCCAAAAACAGATAAATTTAGTCATCTGGATATTACATTTCTGCCGTTACTGAATGCCGTGATGAACAGCTTTACGTTTATCTTCTTACTTTCAGCACTTATCATGATTAAACAAAAGAACATTAAAGCGCATAGACGATTTATCTTTGCTGCATTTTCAACAACACTTGTCTTTTTAATTTCGTATGTGACGTATCATTCAATGGCAGCTGATACACACTTCGGAGGAGAAGGGATCATTCGTCCAATTTACTTCTTTATTTTGATTACACATATTGTGCTTTCAGCAATTATTGTACCGCTTGCACTGATTACACTATTTAGAGGCGCACAGATGCAAGTTGAGCGTCACCGTAAAATTGCCCGCTGGACGATGCCGCTTTGGCTCTATGTTAGTCTCACTGGCGTCATTGTATATATTATGATTTCTCCATACTACAGCTAA
- the recQ gene encoding DNA helicase RecQ: MLEQAEALLKQYFGFDAFRQGQKQAIESIVNKQKDTVCIMPTGGGKSACYQIPALMMEGTTIVVSPLISLMKDQVDALNEMGIRSSFLNSTLSAAEMNKRLKKCEHGEYQLLYITPERLQNERFFQLLDRLTIPLIAVDEAHCISEWGHDFRPSYRYIQECLNKLTKRPVIVALTATATKKVHRDICEQLGMNEEETILTGFARENLSFQVVKGENSDRFITHYMKKNQLESGIIYTATRKEAENIYNRLKKQKIKAGIYHGGLDDDVREEQQNLFLNDDIQVMVATSAFGMGINKSNVRFVIHHQIPRDIESYYQEAGRAGRDGLQSECILLFSPQGVRLQRFLIEQSTEDEVRYHHELLKLRQMVDYCHTEQCLQQFVMDYFDQSASTPCQKCSNCLDESAREEVTQEAQMVLSCTVRMNERFGKIMIAQVLAGSKNKKVLDLGFDRLPTYALMKQQSAQQISDFIEFLITEEYLHMSEGAYPTLKVTHKGKKVLIGQEAVYKKQAVKREAIQENDALFEQLRAVRMKLAREQGVPPFVVFSDQTLKEMSAVQPKTEEELLHIKGIGAQKREKYGDVFLEEIRLFIEKEKNKEVEEEK; encoded by the coding sequence ATGTTAGAACAAGCAGAAGCACTCCTGAAACAATACTTTGGCTTTGATGCCTTTAGGCAGGGACAGAAGCAAGCCATTGAATCGATTGTAAACAAACAGAAGGATACCGTCTGTATTATGCCGACTGGCGGGGGGAAATCAGCTTGCTACCAGATTCCTGCCCTGATGATGGAAGGAACAACAATCGTTGTATCCCCGCTAATTTCTTTAATGAAAGATCAAGTCGATGCGCTAAATGAGATGGGCATACGATCTTCCTTTTTAAACAGCACACTTTCCGCAGCTGAAATGAATAAAAGGCTGAAAAAATGTGAACATGGGGAATATCAGCTGCTTTATATCACACCTGAACGTTTACAAAATGAACGTTTTTTTCAGCTGCTTGATCGGTTAACGATCCCTTTAATTGCAGTTGATGAAGCGCACTGTATATCTGAGTGGGGCCATGATTTTAGGCCAAGCTATCGCTATATTCAAGAATGCTTAAATAAGCTGACAAAAAGGCCAGTGATTGTCGCATTAACTGCTACAGCCACGAAAAAGGTCCACAGAGATATATGTGAACAGCTTGGTATGAACGAAGAAGAAACCATCTTAACTGGGTTTGCTAGAGAGAATTTATCTTTTCAGGTGGTTAAAGGAGAAAATAGTGACCGCTTTATCACCCATTATATGAAGAAAAATCAGCTTGAGTCTGGCATTATTTATACTGCTACAAGAAAAGAAGCCGAAAACATTTACAATCGGCTAAAGAAACAAAAAATCAAAGCTGGCATTTATCATGGCGGGTTAGATGACGATGTGAGAGAAGAGCAGCAAAACCTGTTTTTAAATGATGACATCCAGGTCATGGTCGCTACATCTGCATTTGGCATGGGAATTAATAAGTCAAATGTCCGTTTTGTGATTCATCATCAAATTCCAAGGGATATTGAAAGCTACTATCAAGAAGCTGGACGTGCCGGCAGAGACGGACTCCAAAGTGAATGCATTTTACTGTTTTCGCCGCAGGGCGTACGATTGCAGCGCTTCCTCATTGAACAGTCAACAGAAGATGAAGTGCGCTATCACCATGAACTGCTTAAACTAAGGCAAATGGTCGATTACTGTCATACTGAGCAATGTCTGCAGCAATTTGTGATGGACTACTTTGATCAATCAGCAAGTACCCCTTGCCAAAAATGTAGCAATTGCCTTGATGAGAGCGCGCGTGAAGAGGTCACTCAAGAAGCGCAAATGGTTTTATCGTGTACAGTTAGAATGAACGAGCGATTTGGAAAAATAATGATTGCTCAAGTACTGGCAGGCTCTAAAAATAAAAAAGTGCTTGACCTCGGTTTCGACCGTCTTCCTACATACGCATTAATGAAGCAGCAATCAGCCCAGCAAATCAGTGATTTTATCGAATTTTTAATTACAGAAGAGTATTTGCACATGTCTGAAGGCGCTTATCCAACATTAAAAGTGACACATAAAGGAAAGAAAGTGTTAATCGGACAAGAGGCTGTGTATAAAAAACAAGCAGTTAAAAGAGAGGCGATTCAAGAAAACGATGCATTATTTGAGCAGCTGAGAGCGGTGAGAATGAAGCTGGCGAGAGAGCAGGGCGTTCCGCCATTTGTTGTATTTTCTGATCAAACCTTGAAGGAAATGTCAGCTGTTCAACCTAAAACAGAAGAAGAACTTCTCCATATTAAGGGAATAGGCGCTCAAAAAAGAGAGAAATACGGGGATGTTTTTTTAGAAGAAATCCGTTTATTTATAGAAAAAGAGAAAAATAAAGAAGTTGAAGAAGAAAAATAA
- a CDS encoding DUF4025 domain-containing protein — MKKQQNDEQKNQNAWHEHEDADMAITLEQISDVYAEGTIDTPKDESSFKNSDLA, encoded by the coding sequence ATGAAAAAGCAGCAAAATGACGAGCAGAAAAATCAAAATGCTTGGCATGAACACGAAGACGCTGATATGGCGATTACGCTTGAACAGATTTCCGATGTGTATGCCGAGGGAACGATTGATACACCAAAAGACGAATCGTCATTTAAAAACAGTGATTTGGCATAA
- a CDS encoding DUF6501 family protein yields MIHQNWQTAQTLKQVKCVHTNAKKYMVDRALTVGSTYEVKNETEEFLFVIDNTGRVGGYYKEYFEEFSAE; encoded by the coding sequence ATGATCCATCAAAACTGGCAAACGGCACAAACGTTAAAGCAAGTAAAATGTGTACATACAAACGCGAAAAAATATATGGTCGACCGGGCATTAACGGTTGGAAGCACATATGAAGTGAAAAATGAAACAGAAGAATTCTTGTTTGTTATTGACAATACGGGTAGAGTAGGCGGGTATTACAAGGAGTATTTCGAAGAGTTTTCGGCTGAATGA
- a CDS encoding PH domain-containing protein, with protein sequence MGIFSVSKQNDKKFESLLIEGERIEAVYRLRHDQVCLTNKRLIFGDNRVFSKKKVRVSLPYRSIESFAIQEAGVFDQDTGMLIVTSSKVFELDFSKETDLSDVQAILTKHLC encoded by the coding sequence GTGGGTATTTTTTCTGTCAGTAAACAAAATGATAAGAAATTCGAATCCTTATTGATTGAAGGGGAAAGAATTGAGGCTGTTTACAGACTGCGTCACGACCAAGTTTGCTTGACCAATAAACGACTGATCTTTGGCGATAACCGCGTCTTTTCTAAGAAGAAAGTCAGGGTCTCCTTGCCGTATCGATCAATTGAAAGTTTTGCTATTCAAGAAGCAGGCGTGTTTGATCAGGACACAGGTATGCTGATTGTCACAAGCTCAAAAGTATTTGAACTCGACTTTTCTAAAGAGACGGATTTGAGTGATGTGCAAGCCATTTTGACAAAACATCTTTGCTGA